The genomic DNA GTTCTTTCCGAAAGTGTTAAAGCAGTCCatcctaaaattaaattgaagaaaCAGGATGCTACTTGCGGTGTGGTGGAGACAGAGGAGCAGAGACTTTCATGTCATCTGAAGGTGAGTAGTTGCGTGGCTGCCGAGGAGAAAAGGCATCGATGTAGACCTGTCTGCCAACCTCGGTCAAATAACAAGATTGCCTTGGCTGATTCTACACAGTTAGTTGGTGACTGCCAACCTGGGTCAAATAACAAGATTGCCTCGGCTGATTCTATGGAATTAATTGATGATCCTGTTGTTTCTGAAAGTGTTAAAGCAGTCCATTCTAAAATTAAATCGAAGAAACAGGATGCTACGTGCAGGGGGGTGGAGACAGAGGAGCACAAACTTCCATGTGATTTGAAGGCGAATAGTTGCATGGCCACCGAGGAGGAGAAAAGGCATCGATGTAGCCCTATCTGCCAACCCGAGTCAAATAACAGTCTTGCCTTGGCTGATTCTACAAAATTTGTTGGTGATCCCGCTATTCCCAAAAGCGCTAAAGCAGTCCAGCCTAAAATTAAATCGAAGAAACAGGATGTTACTTGCTGGGTGGTGGAGATGGAGGAGCACAGACTTTCATGTGATTTGAAGGCAAGCAGTTGCGTGGTGAATGGGGCGAAAAGGCATAAATGTAGCCTTGTCTGCCAACCTGACTCAGCTAACAGGCTTGCCTTGGTTGATTCTACAAAATTAGTTGGTGATCCTGTTGTTTCAGAAAGTGTTAAAACAGTCCAtcctaaaattaaatcaaagaaacAGGATGGTAGTTGCATGGTGGTGGAGACACAGGAGCACAGACTTTCACATGATCGGAAAGTGAGTAATTGTGTGGCCACCAAGGAGGAGAAAAGGCATCAAAATAGCCCTGTCCTCCAACTGGGGTCAGATAAGAAGATTGCCTTTGCTGATTCTACGAAGTTAGTAGGCAATTAttctttaaaatcaaaattaaatatgagaaaagGAGCTACTCAAACAGTAGTCAAAATAGGAAATCAAATGAAAGAAGGTGGCTCTTCCCAGAGGAATGGCGTGGCTGAGCGGGCTCCATTGGCAGGTGGACATAAattaaagaggaagaaaaagtaTGTTATACATTCAGTTACTGAGACTGAGGAACATAAATATCCAAATCCAACTCAGCAACCTTCCAAGTCACATAAAGAGCCAAGTCAAAGCAAGAGTATCCACTCATGGAGTGATGATCTTGAAAATGATGTGGCACTTGGGAGAAGGAGAACAATGATTCTTGAGGAGGGCTCTGCACTTAGCAAAATGGCCAGGTCAGAGTCAATTAGAATTACTGATTCTCAAACATCCAGTGGTGACTTGTCAATAGGAGCATGCAATTACCAGCCAGCACAACCGGTTGTTGATTCAATTTGGAGgtcaattttttcttctttttttttttaagttttacacTCAATCACCAATATAAATTGGTGAATCTTGATACTTGGGCTATTAGCTGTAGTATGATTCTATTGTTTTTTCTTGGGTTGACAGGGGCAGTTTTAGTACTAGAAACAAACTTAATGTCTTCTTTGAAGGCATTGCGGGCCATTTGTCGAGCAAAGCATGTCCAATGGTGTGTGAGGCAGCTGGTTTATTACCAGGGTCGCTCCGCTTGGAGATGCTTCCGAAAACTGCTGTGTGGCCAAAGAGTTTCCAGAAATCAGAACCGTGTGATGACAATATTGCGCTATATTTCTTTCCTCTAAATAGAAGGTGTGGTAGCACTATTTTGGTAGACTTCTGTCTTCCTCcacaattgttttatttttttgtttttggtttttttttattttcttactcCGTTTCCCAATCCTTGCAAAGTGGGGAACCTCGTGTCTTGAGGACATCCTCTTTTTAATCTTCTTAGTCTCGATGTTTTAGGTACGAAAGTTTTTTCAACTACTTGGTGGATGTCATGATGGAACAAGAACTTGCCATGAGGACCACTGTTAGAAATGCAGAGCTCTTAATTTTCACTTCTAGTGAACTGCCAAGACTCTACCGGAGTGAGTCCAAATCTCTATAAACTTAGGAGCTTCAGCATTTTTCGTACCGAGTTTTAACTAGCAGAATAATTGTTCTGCAGCATTCCAAGGCAGGTATTATCTGTGGGGTGTGTTCAGGGCAAAGCAAGCTTCCTCCTCTCATCCAGTGAATGTTCAGAGGATTACACATCCAAACCCATATGGAGTAGGTGCTGGAGAGCGGAACGTTCAAAGTCCAAGAATTTGGCTGCCAGGAGTCCAGTAGTTGGCAAAAGTAGCAGTGTGTGATCTTGTTCTTGTTGATGCCTTGCGTTCATATGAGAAATAACTGAAatcttttcctctttttcatTGTTATTTGGCCTGAAAATACTGCTATTTTAGGAGTTTCATCATAGGGCAATTTTGGGATGACTGCCCTTGCGCAGTCTCCTGTTCTCGTACCATTAATTATGCAGGAAGAGATAAATCGCAGGTTGGACTTTTGGTTCTTGCGTAGGGGAGGAATCGAACTCATGATTTACCGGACTACACCGGTATATCATTCGTCCTTTTATTTTCCGATGTATGCTCGGGCAATCTTTGTTGCGTTATAGGCATGTTTGTTTCGGCGTTGTAGTGTTAATAGCTGATGATGGTTTTGAAGGGTAAATATGAATGAATTAGCTGATTGGAAGAGCATGGTGTCATGACCTGATTACTCCCTGAAGTAGCCGTGCGGCAATTAGATCAATTTATCTTCCTTTGAATGATTCTAATGACTTACAAGAAGTGACCTTTTGAGCTCCTTCGCTTTTGACGTTCTAACCTTTCATGTTATTCTTGACTCTTGAGTTCCATTTTACCTGACtgtttttgtataaaaaagTGATGTGGACAGTATTAGAATGCTTTGGAATATAGGAGAAAGTGGGTGCCACACAGAGTTGATGTGGAATTTAGCCCTTACGGCTTGAGGAGCAGTGTAAATCTTCGTTGTGGAGCGAGGATAACGATCTAAGATGATATGGCAGTGGCATTCCCAAATGCTTTTGACCGTATTTTGAAGAAAAGTTGTCCTGTGCAGCTCCCCCTACCCCTAGGTCTTTGGAATAAATCCCTATTGATGACCGCGGATGATGGAAATGATATCCCTTTAGAGGTAGGAGCTTTGTCTTGTTGGCATGCAAGCATCTCTCAGTTGGGGCTAGTAATTGTTGAGTCAGCTTGTTTCCTTAATctctaattaagttttgatgattaataaaaataatattttataaattatattaattaaaatttttaattattttttttattaaaattatataatatgtttttataatatgtattaaaattaatatccttataaaaattatttttaatcaaatcaaagatataaagaagaaaattttttcttttaaatttagatCAAGATTCGACTCCGAGCCATGACTAGTCGACTCTTGATGTGCCAGTCAATTCTAACAAAGCCACAATTGATATAGCTAAGAGTttgttatttatagttgatttaGTTGATAGTCTTTCTTGGATAGtcattctcacttgatggaaGTAGACTCCACTTCAAGTGACAATCGAATATGGTTTTAGGACAATCAAATATGGTTTTAGGACAATTGATTGTCTTAGTCCAACAGTTGGATTTTTAAACATTATGTAGGTTGCTTATAAATGTGTAGCACTAAATGAAGAGAAGATTTTGCTCTCTTGAatatcaaaaagatttcaagctcTCAAACACATTCTCAAAGCATtccaagcaatccaaggccTAAGCTCCATTGCTAATCCATCAAGAGTCACAAGGTAAGTGGAGAAGAAGGCTTCTCAAAGTCAAGTCTCTCTATTGAACTGAGGTCTATTGTATATTTCAATTGATTGTCTTGTATTATTGTGCTTTAATTGTTTGTGGACAAAATTTGTATTCATTAAACTCTTTTGTGTGGATTGGTTAGGTCCTTAGAACTTTCAACAATCTATGTGTGCGTTTAGTTTTCAAGATGAGATAgagtgaaaaccttggtgtttaGATATAGTGGTTAGACTCTAAAAAATtggagtaggtgtgtgtggaacactgaaccactataaatttgtCGTATTTCATGTTTACATTATTTGTTATATCTTATGGCATAAGCTCATCAAATATCAAACAATCTCATCTATACATActcatacaaacatattttttattaagtccTCGTTCAAgagattttcttaaaaatttagtaaaatttttaatcactcaatttacCCCTCCCTCTTGAGTGGCTATTACCAAAGGATAAACAATTGGTATTTGAGCTGGTTTCTAAAACATTTGAATCCCTAATCTCAAATATCAACTTAGAAGAGATCCATATGGTCTCTTTCACAAACCAATTGATAACCGAACAACCATTTCTTTCTCGGCCACCATTTTTTGATGGCACCAATTATGTctactaaaaaatcaaaatggagttgtatttatttttgatagacTATTTCATGTTGAAAATTCTTAAGAGATGGTTTTGTCACATCTACACCTAATGAACAAGACTGGACTGAGTAAGACATTAAAAAACACCAAATGAATCCCAAAGCAAAGTACATAACATTTTGTTCAATTCTACTTAGTGAATACGAAAAATTATCAGCTTGTTCTACCTCTCATGAAAtatggagaaaaattaaaagtagtTTATGAAGGAATAAATCAAGTTAATGACACAAAGATTAATCTATTAATGTCTCAATATGAGGAATTCAAATTACTTTAAAATGAAAGCATTAGTGAGATGAATGGCAAGTTTCAAAAGATAATTAACAACCTTAAGATgataggaaaaataattttggaagtTGATCAAGTGAAAAAATTTCTTAGGTCACTATCTTTGGATTGGTAGCCCTTGGTGACTATAATATCTCAAGCAAGAAATTTCAAAGAATTAACAATGGAATAGCTTATAGGAAACTTGCTAACTCATGAACTTGTTTTAAACAAAATGAATGAAGACATAAAGGGTAAGAAAACATTAGCCTCTTACCCTTAGCCTTAAAAGTAAATGAAGAAACTGAATCtagtgaagaagaaagagaagataaAACCACACTTCTCACAAAAACTTTTGCAAGgttaatgaaaaagaaaggcAAGGAGCGCAATAGATTGCCTCATACTTGTTACAAATGCAAAAAGATTGGGCATTTACAATATGATTTcctaaaagagaagaaagacaagaaggaaaagaaagtagaaaagaagaaaaaataaagaaacatgcCTTTACTGCATAGGATGCGGATGACTCAAGTGAGTCGTTTCAAACTGATGAAGAAAAAACACATGTGTGCTTCATGGctatagaaaaagaagaagaagaaaacatgaAGTTTGAAAAACTCCAAGAGGCCTTTAAAGAACTTTATATAGAATATCAA from Diospyros lotus cultivar Yz01 chromosome 4, ASM1463336v1, whole genome shotgun sequence includes the following:
- the LOC127799540 gene encoding uncharacterized protein LOC127799540 isoform X2 produces the protein METICQQCGDKGFEDLFVYCVKCLNFAVHYYCLPDIPETFDKLINWFCDDCELKSTKQSPPVKPCSIPSMESDPVISRNVKAVHSKIKSKKRVATCCVVETEEHEFSCDLKVSSCVASKEENRHRCSPVLHPESDNRIALADSTQLVGDPVLSESVKAVHPKIKLKKQDATCGVVETEEQRLSCHLKVSSCVAAEEKRHRCRPVCQPRSNNKIALADSTQLVGDCQPGSNNKIASADSMELIDDPVVSESVKAVHSKIKSKKQDATCRGVETEEHKLPCDLKANSCMATEEEKRHRCSPICQPESNNSLALADSTKFVGDPAIPKSAKAVQPKIKSKKQDVTCWVVEMEEHRLSCDLKASSCVVNGAKRHKCSLVCQPDSANRLALVDSTKLVGDPVVSESVKTVHPKIKSKKQDGSCMVVETQEHRLSHDRKVSNCVATKEEKRHQNSPVLQLGSDKKIAFADSTKLVGNYSLKSKLNMRKGATQTVVKIGNQMKEGGSSQRNGVAERAPLAGGHKLKRKKKYVIHSVTETEEHKYPNPTQQPSKSHKEPSQSKSIHSWSDDLENDVALGRRRTMILEEGSALSKMARSESIRITDSQTSSGDLSIGACNYQPAQPVVDSIWRGSFSTRNKLNVFFEGIAGHLSSKACPMVCEAAGLLPGSLRLEMLPKTAVWPKSFQKSEPCDDNIALYFFPLNRRYESFFNYLVDVMMEQELAMRTTVRNAELLIFTSSELPRLYRTFQGRYYLWGVFRAKQASSSHPVNVQRITHPNPYGVGAGERNVQSPRIWLPGVQ
- the LOC127799540 gene encoding uncharacterized protein LOC127799540 isoform X1, with product MFRETICQQCGDKGFEDLFVYCVKCLNFAVHYYCLPDIPETFDKLINWFCDDCELKSTKQSPPVKPCSIPSMESDPVISRNVKAVHSKIKSKKRVATCCVVETEEHEFSCDLKVSSCVASKEENRHRCSPVLHPESDNRIALADSTQLVGDPVLSESVKAVHPKIKLKKQDATCGVVETEEQRLSCHLKVSSCVAAEEKRHRCRPVCQPRSNNKIALADSTQLVGDCQPGSNNKIASADSMELIDDPVVSESVKAVHSKIKSKKQDATCRGVETEEHKLPCDLKANSCMATEEEKRHRCSPICQPESNNSLALADSTKFVGDPAIPKSAKAVQPKIKSKKQDVTCWVVEMEEHRLSCDLKASSCVVNGAKRHKCSLVCQPDSANRLALVDSTKLVGDPVVSESVKTVHPKIKSKKQDGSCMVVETQEHRLSHDRKVSNCVATKEEKRHQNSPVLQLGSDKKIAFADSTKLVGNYSLKSKLNMRKGATQTVVKIGNQMKEGGSSQRNGVAERAPLAGGHKLKRKKKYVIHSVTETEEHKYPNPTQQPSKSHKEPSQSKSIHSWSDDLENDVALGRRRTMILEEGSALSKMARSESIRITDSQTSSGDLSIGACNYQPAQPVVDSIWRGSFSTRNKLNVFFEGIAGHLSSKACPMVCEAAGLLPGSLRLEMLPKTAVWPKSFQKSEPCDDNIALYFFPLNRRYESFFNYLVDVMMEQELAMRTTVRNAELLIFTSSELPRLYRTFQGRYYLWGVFRAKQASSSHPVNVQRITHPNPYGVGAGERNVQSPRIWLPGVQ
- the LOC127799540 gene encoding uncharacterized protein LOC127799540 isoform X3, translated to MESDPVISRNVKAVHSKIKSKKRVATCCVVETEEHEFSCDLKVSSCVASKEENRHRCSPVLHPESDNRIALADSTQLVGDPVLSESVKAVHPKIKLKKQDATCGVVETEEQRLSCHLKVSSCVAAEEKRHRCRPVCQPRSNNKIALADSTQLVGDCQPGSNNKIASADSMELIDDPVVSESVKAVHSKIKSKKQDATCRGVETEEHKLPCDLKANSCMATEEEKRHRCSPICQPESNNSLALADSTKFVGDPAIPKSAKAVQPKIKSKKQDVTCWVVEMEEHRLSCDLKASSCVVNGAKRHKCSLVCQPDSANRLALVDSTKLVGDPVVSESVKTVHPKIKSKKQDGSCMVVETQEHRLSHDRKVSNCVATKEEKRHQNSPVLQLGSDKKIAFADSTKLVGNYSLKSKLNMRKGATQTVVKIGNQMKEGGSSQRNGVAERAPLAGGHKLKRKKKYVIHSVTETEEHKYPNPTQQPSKSHKEPSQSKSIHSWSDDLENDVALGRRRTMILEEGSALSKMARSESIRITDSQTSSGDLSIGACNYQPAQPVVDSIWRGSFSTRNKLNVFFEGIAGHLSSKACPMVCEAAGLLPGSLRLEMLPKTAVWPKSFQKSEPCDDNIALYFFPLNRRYESFFNYLVDVMMEQELAMRTTVRNAELLIFTSSELPRLYRTFQGRYYLWGVFRAKQASSSHPVNVQRITHPNPYGVGAGERNVQSPRIWLPGVQ